The sequence CTAATTTGGAAACACATTTGACAATTTCTCACTCATATCAACGAGCTGTGTAGTTGCTTCTGTCATAACTCAAGACCCTGCTTTGTAAGAGCTGAATGAATTGGTATTATAAAACACAAGTTTGACAAATTACTAAATGgataaattaatgatttaaaaaaaaaaaagtgctgctcAGACAGGTATGTGAGGTGAGGTGGTACCAGTAAACACAGTCTGTGATCAGCTCTTAATGAGAGACATCTGATATATGACAAGCATTTAGCTTATCACTCTCTCCAAAATGCTGTGAAGAGTCAAGGTGGAAAGATATCCacaaatactgaagaaaaaaacatatttcaactGCCAATAAGATTATATTCACTTAGAAAATTATACTAATACCTTTGGGTAATTTATCATCATGGGTTTTAGCAGCACTGAAAGCTTTTGTGTTGAATAAGGATGTAGTAATATGAAATCCAGATATTAATCTCTTAAGCCATTTATTCCTGACTGACTCCATTGTTCTGTAAAACAGATAGAAATGCATGAATAATTTAACAGATTTAATGTAAATAACTTAGTCATGCACATATTCAGGTGTGATTTTCTGGTTTACTGTCCTctaattattcttatttaaattttCCATACACAGGAAATCCTGATTCTTCACTGgaaatttatgttatgttatgttatgttatgttatggcTTAACACTTTTGTTGTGGTCAGACTCATCCATTTAATCCGCCTACCAGTATTAAAACACCTCTGGTACATGCACAcccctgaatttatttgatttataatagCTGGGTGTCTGAATGTGTCTGTACATCTCCTGACTGCTCACAATGCCAGCACTGTCACTAAATGGGACAGGAATGTGTACCCTAACTCTTAAAAAGTCATCAGACCAAATTACAATGGATAACAACACCATGTTGTGCCTGCAGAGGATGTGCTAATGGTCCAGAGGACTTAATCCTCTTTTCACAGAATTGCGAAACTTTTTTAACTGATCATTACCACCGCCACTGGCCATACTGTGTGACTCTGTGTCTCATTACTGTATGTTTAATATCTCTGTATATCTCTTACTATATAGATTTAGAGCATGTGTGTACATGTTAAGGTCTAAAAAGCATATAGAGTTTTTTGATTGAGTATCTACTACTGCCATAACGTGTTTACAATCACTCTTAGTTGAGGCTGCCTATCAAGTCACACTCATGACTAATGATTTTAGTTTCAGTGTCCCCATTTCTGTGCTTTACACAGGGTAAAATGGTGTGATGTCAAAGCAGTTGCAGTGGTTGTTTAGGTTGACGATGCAGTCAGTGTATATATCCGCTCCTAGTAAATGGATTAGTGTTTGATCACACCTGAGACACCACTGTCGTCACCTGTGATGGTCTTCGTTACATTTGGAGAAATTCCAGCATCTCAAGTCTACGCTAAATCCACATGTTGTGTGTGAGTCAGCTTCCTATTGAGAAGTCAGCTTCCTATATGTAGGTACACCATAAAATAATCCATACACTGTAAATTactgaatatatatttgaatgcaaagaTTTAGGCCTAcctattgtagttttttttaattgctatttattcacttaaaacttccagggacacaaataatacatcaCAGCTTTGTATACtgattttgtattgttatttttgttttgttttttgtttgtttgtttttttgatggagCAAGCAGGTGGGTTGAATTTATGCAGTTTGAGTGCAAATAGGTCTATActgaaaaaatgcataaaataatgaaattacgGACTTGTTAAATAATGTTCTACATACATTaaggatatatgtatatatggcgAAATGTATGTAcggtggggaaaatatttatttgatcccctgctgattttgtaagtttgcccacttacaaagaaatgaagggtctgtaatttttatggtaggtttatgtTGTCTAAGGATATGTTTGTTCCTTTACTTAAAATGATCAGCTGATAGTTTGTTACACTGTTGTATACACTGTTAAGGTCATGAGTATTGACACTGCATAGAGcctttttaaattgataaaacttaagaaatcagcttagaattaaaattttttacttgTTCCACAGTCTACCATTCTTATCTTGTTTTCCATTCATATAAAAACCATGTTACTTTTACCTTTCAGTACCCAAACAAACCGAACCACTGCTGTCTGGTAATTAAATCAATACCCGGCCGCTGTACACGCTGATGTCAGAAATGCCTGTAGAGTGCAGCGGCAGAAATCCTATTAAGGCATGACGTTCAAACTAATAAGGGGCATGTCCTTTATCTCCGAATAGCCTCCACCCCATGTGTTCTTAGTAAAAGTAGTAAAAGCTGGCAAAACTTAGAACATCCTTTTTCCATGTGAGCTAGAAGGACAATTTCAcactattttaatgcttttgactGACTCTTCTGAACTGCTCCTCTCCCTTATATGGtgtaatatatacttatatatatatatatatatataatatatatatatatatatatatatatatatatatatatatatatatatatatatatatatataagtatgtatgtatgtatgtatatatatttatctagAGGAGTATCTAATATAAAACAGATTATAAGTCTGAGCTTTAATGTTTTTAGGTTAGAACTATAAGAAATTTGGAGGAGATGATTTAATTGTGGTTCTATAAAAAATTATACGAACTGTCATCTAACgcagtaatacattttttcaagattctctAGTTTTGCTAGATGGACCTGGGTTTTACATACTAGTAActctttaaactttttaaaacttattaCATGCATCTGTTTTGATTACATATTGGTTTAtgtttaatatcattttaaactATTTCAAACTAATTGGATCTGTGGTCTAGTGGTTAGTGCATAGGTTCCAGATGTTCTGCTGCTCATGTAGATTTGAGCATGTGTCATATCCCTTACTCATTCTTCCACATATAGCCATGTCATACTATAATTATTCTTGCAATGtagcctttttttaaaaataaaccataacttttaaaactcattttgttttgaaactgaCCCCACACTGACCTTGGATTTGTATTCTAGGATTAGTGCTTCACCATTTTATCTTTCCACAGTCAATGGCCTCCGTACTCTGACTAGGTTATTTTAATACCCTTATTCCTTGTAATCGCCTCTGACTGTGCTGTCGTGAAGGCACTGGTTTGGATCTATACTTGATTGCTTAATCTGTTGTTAGAAAAGGTTTACACAGAAAGGCTCTCACAACACTTGCTGCCCACACAGGTCTTAGCATGGATGAGAGCCGGAGCAGCTCAAGGCCAGCGTCTTCCCAATGCCATTCCCCTCCAGGGAGCCCCTTGAGAAACATGGTGGAATATTTCAAGAACCTTATCAAGAACTCAATATCTCCAAAGTTTCGTGAATGGGTAAAGGAATACTGCAAAAGGAACGGCTTGCTCACCTTATCAGTGTTAGCAGTGATGTCGGGTTGTGTGGTGGGGTTCACATTAAGAAGCTTGAACTTGTCGACACAGGTAATGTGGAACATAAAGCTTCAAATTTGTTATTGTTATCTGTTTTGAGTCCCAGCATCAGCAGTGGacttactatttttaatagtttttttttttatgggttatCATATAGAACAGAGAGGTTAAAAGGTTGctcatttgaaaattaaattgtGTGTGGCTTATAAAAATGAATGCGTTAGCAACTTAACATTAAGTACAGCCATTATAGTAACTGAATAAAGGAATGTTCCGGATTAtcactaaataataaaaaggctgagtttacagtaatgcacttatgaAAATATATGGCATAAAGCAGTGCACCAGGACATGTACACACTGTAGCCACAAAACCAATATTCATGTCTagtatggtttttaaaaaaatcacttattaacaTTGTGTGCGCAAAGTTATACCTATTTTTATACGATATagtcaaaataccataaaatacatatagatatacaaatacataatacataaaatgttaagtACATCAGAAATTCAAATGCAGAAGTGTAATTGTCAAGAACAGTAGTGCAGTTGCTGAAATTATGATAtagataacaaataaaataatgtaacaacATTTTGTGAAGAAGAATTAATATAAGGGTTTTGACCAGCATTTTTTTAACCACACGTGCTATGTATGGCACTTCTATACAAGCTGAAACACTCTTTTaagtttaagatgtttttgatgaccTTTGCTCTTGAAGCCTGATCAAAATATCACACATAGGCTACACATATATTTCCCAGCCTATATGTGGCATATATATTCAAaactgtgtgtgtacatatatatatatatatatatatatatacatatatatatatattcaaaaatctTAGTGCTGGTACTTGAGGATGTGACATCTGGCTTTTGTTGCCCATAAATAAACTCCAAACAGCTTACAAGGTCCACTAAggagaaacgcacataacttagTAAGTCAGCTGACATAATTCTCCAGGGATATTACAGAAATAGTAAATATATTGAAAGTTATTCTAGTAGAGTTTAAATGTTTGAAGTGAATTTAAATCTTTCAAAAATCACTAAaagccatgttttttttcttttccctcagGCAAAAATCTACTTTTCTTTTCCTGGAGAACTTCTCATGAGAATGCTGAAAATGTTGATTCTTCCTCTCATCACATCCAGGTAACtcagcctatattaaaataaagcaataagccccaagaagccgtggtttacagggAATTTATaacagttatatatattatacagttataACGAAGCGGAGTgcctaaaacccccttagctgttataaattcactgtaaaccatgacTTCACAgggtttattgcttttataaaacggttattccatatatgtcgcaaggtttcacaaaataaaacaaagcaaataaaatgtaatgagattaataaaaacattattcttccgccaaacaatgtagttcctcttCAGAATAGTTCGGTTGCAACAAActggttgccaagcaacacacagacgtaaacaaaggtgtatgtttgtagagtaatttacaacagcttcgaacagcaatcagaatcaaggactggaactatcccttttataattaaaaagaaatgtgtatGCATTTAGGGTAGGCAGTTATATCTTgtctctttaagacaagtcatgtcactcggcggccatctttaaAACGtctctcgggcatccaagtgcaactcctatctctttgaatggggaaacatcaaattctacaaaactgttcactaggcttgcgattaaatttcatatttgcaatcaccaaagaaatctaataacaactgtgtcataaatgttgtttattttgctcaaatagccgttataaaaagcttattatttagGCTAGATCATGCAGTGCGCGTGCGCAGTCCTGAGCGCGTGTCttagaacgctgactgtttctatagcaaccgggacgcttctaacggcagctgcagtgacgctgactttaccgattagcgatttaTGGTAGTTTCTCTttcccccattcaaaactatacgagtgacatgtcttgggtattctatagttaTATGTGAGATATTTGATgtgatatttatattcattttatgatTGAAACACCAACACTTTCCTTACAGTTTAATGTCTGGCTTGTCTGCTATGGACACCAAGGCCAGTGGACGCCTGGGCCTTCTTACCATCACATATTACCTGTGGACTACCTTCATTGCTGTAATTGTGGGGATTATTCTGGTACTGATCATTCATCCTGGAACCGGCATTGAAAAAGAGGGACATAAAGCCTCAGGAGGGCCAGTGATGACGTCTGCTGATGCCCTGCTTGATTTGATCAGGTGACTTCACAATAATAACCGAAGCTGCCTCTTGGTTTTTGGCAGAAACAGTATAAGGGGGAGGAGACAGACAACTTGTAGAAATATAAACAGGATATGGCTGCTGTAGGAAAGGAAGTCCCGCCCTTCAGTTAAAACAGTCAATAGCTTATTGGTATAGGTGGCACTTTGTTTCATTGCTCTGCAAATGGGAATACACTACAGTTTCAGCATTTTCTGTCAGATGTATTggttatttcaaacattttattataaaaaaaaaacacattattttccacatactgtacattattatttctcctcaatgccccgccttctgaaacgcgttgattttcacaaggcttatctttttgaaaagtgaggtgtgctgtgattgaccGAATGCCTCTAGCATGTGACGgtaatgttacgcctcttaacatattgtgatgccttgtctggccggagcgacgagacataaacataaaacccattataaacatgatttctagtcgtgttatcttttggaaggcaaaaacagtagtttcgctttctcaacggaacaacgtcacacacgcttttacagtgaaacacacagtgtctataatATGACATGTcagcagcggcaacaacaatactatgagaataaaaggtacgtcttctttctttgcgtgaacatctgtgcggtgttatgcaaatcttcccacatactgatgtagatatgtgggggcgtgttagaacgagccgtttcagggggttgttaacttttataaaaaatatctctttggatttgagactttagtctttgcaacttcacagatcttctttattcaccaagtgctagtaacactccaaagagaaaggaaaatttgaaatcgcatcataggacccctttaaaaaagacTTGGTTGAAGTGTGGTgtttgaaaaatcttttaaaaaacattcctTTCCGACTCACTAAGAACGACTGGAAGGATGAAAaggatgaaagtttagtccttttCTGCTTAAATAGAGTATGGTTGAAGCGTGGTGTTGgacaaaaatgtatacaaacaagCTTTATGTCTTTGCCATTATCATTCAACTCCAAAGTCAGTATGAAACCAAAATAGATAATTCCTTAATTTTGTTCTTAAAGTTTTATTCCTCATCTTATCGAGATTCATCAGTGCTTGTCTTCATAATGCTAAATCAGAATATAACAACGTGCTCATTCTTGCTCATGTCTTCCTTTCCCACCTCACTTAGGCAGAAAATATACTGAATATAGTGTTAACCAATAGACAGCTGTTTGTGTTTCAGCAAACTAGCATTAACAATGAGATACACAAAAATGAAGTTCTGCCCTGCATTATTTCTCATTTAATATCGTGTTTCACTTAGACTTCTCTACATGAAATCTTTTATGTCATTCAAAAAACAAACTGTAagcaattcatttcagttttattgatcAATCTAAGAAACATCTTGAACTTATATAACCACTTTCGAGCTGCAGTCAAGCTTTCGAGGCTTAAGCTTCCCTTTTGCTCTATCCTGTCGTTGGACAGAAGGATTGGAATTAGGTATATTTAGAGAGTCACCTAAGATGATGTGAATGGCACAGCTTTTCCAGAGTACGAAAGATGCTCCTGAGCTCCGGACCAGATTTAATTGGATTGTAGTCAGGGACACGCCAGTAGAATTGgtactttataaataaagcattagcTGATAGCCTCTGTCCTCCAAGTCTTCAGGCTGAGATAAATCACACTAGCTTTGTGACACAGCCTTGTACGAtactcaaatcaaatgattcTAAAACAAATAACGTGTCATTTTTGGCATGTGCTGGCCTCAGAAAACAGTCTAATAGTATATAAAGTCTAACAAATATGTAGCAGTATATACTGCTAAAAGGTCCAGAATCGTGAATAGTTTTAAATCTGTGGACTTATGTATGacagattttgtgtgtttttccatcAGGAACATGATTCCATCCAATCTGATTGAAGCCACATTTCAGCAGGTGAGAGAAACACATGAAGACCAGAGGAATTAATAGTCTACAGTGTTTTGTATCTAATCCTTGTCCATCTGTGCTCATCTGTTTCAGTATAAAACAGAGCTTGTGCccaattttaaaaacagtgcaaaatCATCACAAGCCAACTTTGTGTACATCATGCCAGACTATGAAAACCCCAAGATGGGTCACCCAGTGTTTCTTGAACTCACTCCTCCTCCTGAAATCCACTACAAAATTGTACCAGGGAAAAGCAGTGGGATGAACGTGCTAGGAATCGTCATTTTCTCTGCCACTATGGGTGTGTATAGAAGAGAACTGTCTTATATTGCAGTAGATTATGCTAGATACTGTTTGGTTTTGTGGTCAGTGGTGACAATGATGACCAgattaaatgtacaatttaaacaatttaggTCAACATGAAAGCATTTTTGTAACTCATTTTCTGAAACATGATATTTAACAAGAACATGTGGAGTGGGACTTTATCCATTGCATCAGGAATAAGAGGGATTTGTGATTTCTATATGTAAAAAGACTCTAAAtaccgttcaaaaatttggggaaggtaaaaaaaaaaggtagaaggTCCCTGAAATAGATCATGGATTACCATTTGTTTATGTTGCAGCGAGCTGAAAGGCTGTTTATGTGGTAAATACATATGCCTTGCTCAACAAGGGtgtatgtatttgattaaaaaaaacatttatttttaaaaatttaaaacagctgttgtctattttaatatactctaaattgtaatttattcctgtggtgcaaagctgaattttcagcagccatttctccagtcttcagtgtcacatgatccttcagaaatcattctaatatgccgactTGCTTCTTAAAAACatactattattgtttaaaacagtttacatttttacataaaccacacatatattttttcaggattctttgatgaacagaaagtttaaaaagcatttatttgaaatagaaactttaGTAACAAATCATTACTGacactttttattactttttaggtctttgctaaataaaagtactaattaaaatatatatgtcttACTTGGCTTTTTTTGACTCCCCAGGTCTTCTGCTTGGTAGAATGGGATCCAGAGGTTCGCCCCTAGTAAATGTGTGTCTTTGCATTAATGAATGTGTTATGAAGATCATCAATGCTGCTATGTGGTGAGTAGATGTGGATTGGTTCACTCAAAATAAACTTTGTAATTTCAACTATGACAGAAATGTTCACTATTAGACACTACATAACTGAAGACAGTCATGCAAACCTGTGAAAGCAGCATGTGTCTGCCAATAAAGCAGAATCCCAGACCAAAACAAATGAAGAGccagctgtctctttaatacacACTAAATTACGTCAATGTAATAGTTTAAAAGCAGCTCTAAGCCTCCTCGTTCTACTAAATGAGGTTGCCAGTGGAAAGGTGTTCTGGGCTAAGAGAGTCAGGACAACTGAAGCTGAAAGCTGATTTAGTCAGTcagtaatgtatttaaaacttaGTCAAGTGCTGGCATTTACAATaagcaaattataaatatatacagttttaaCACTCCTGTCTCTTTGTACAGGTACTTCCCATTTGGAATCGTATTTCTGGTTGCTGGGAAGATCCTGGACATGCATGATCCTGTGGTCCTTGCGGAGAAGCTTGGGATGTACTTCATGACGGTTCTGGCGGGACTGTTCGTCCATGGTGTGATTTTGCTGCCGATGTTCTTCTTCCTGTTCACTAGGAAAAACCCCTTTAGCTATATCCGCGGCCTCCTCCAGGCTCTGGTTATTGCTTTGGCAACTTCATCCAGGTAAGGAAGCCGGTCTGAACAGCCTTTCAGCTCGctgaaacataaacaaatgttaatcCATGATCTATTTCAGGGAAAAGTTCCACTAAATCTCATTAAAGTGAATAATTAAGGGATTTTGAAttctaacatttatatttgtacaATTTGAAATAAGCATCTAATGGTTTTGTTCCTTTTaaagtaatttgtatatttaaataatcctTCTCTTTCCAGTTCAGCTACTTTGCCTATTACAATGAAGTGCTTACTGGAAAACTGCCACGTGGATCGGAAAATTGCTCGATTTGTACTTCCTGTGGGAGCTACTATCAATATGGATGGCACAGCGCTATATGAAGCAGTGGCAGCCATCTTTATTGCCCAGGTCAATGAGTACGAGCTTGACTTCGGACAACTTGTTACTATAAGGTAAAGTATTTCAGTTACATTCagaataa is a genomic window of Cyprinus carpio isolate SPL01 chromosome B2, ASM1834038v1, whole genome shotgun sequence containing:
- the LOC109081216 gene encoding excitatory amino acid transporter 5-like isoform X1, with the translated sequence MDESRSSSRPASSQCHSPPGSPLRNMVEYFKNLIKNSISPKFREWVKEYCKRNGLLTLSVLAVMSGCVVGFTLRSLNLSTQAKIYFSFPGELLMRMLKMLILPLITSSLMSGLSAMDTKASGRLGLLTITYYLWTTFIAVIVGIILVLIIHPGTGIEKEGHKASGGPVMTSADALLDLIRNMIPSNLIEATFQQYKTELVPNFKNSAKSSQANFVYIMPDYENPKMGHPVFLELTPPPEIHYKIVPGKSSGMNVLGIVIFSATMGLLLGRMGSRGSPLVNVCLCINECVMKIINAAMWYFPFGIVFLVAGKILDMHDPVVLAEKLGMYFMTVLAGLFVHGVILLPMFFFLFTRKNPFSYIRGLLQALVIALATSSSSATLPITMKCLLENCHVDRKIARFVLPVGATINMDGTALYEAVAAIFIAQVNEYELDFGQLVTISITATAASIGAAGIPQAGLVTMVIVLTSVGLPPDDISLIVAIDWILDRFRTMINVLGDALAAGIMAHVCRKDFQKDSQSSSNSERRDTVISFGNQSVQSFPTSEVPLLANRDYILEVVGDQVIERPTACYNLCQV
- the LOC109081216 gene encoding excitatory amino acid transporter 5-like isoform X2, whose amino-acid sequence is MQCACAVLSACLRTLTVSIATGTLLTAAAVTLTLPISDLCLMSGLSAMDTKASGRLGLLTITYYLWTTFIAVIVGIILVLIIHPGTGIEKEGHKASGGPVMTSADALLDLIRNMIPSNLIEATFQQYKTELVPNFKNSAKSSQANFVYIMPDYENPKMGHPVFLELTPPPEIHYKIVPGKSSGMNVLGIVIFSATMGLLLGRMGSRGSPLVNVCLCINECVMKIINAAMWYFPFGIVFLVAGKILDMHDPVVLAEKLGMYFMTVLAGLFVHGVILLPMFFFLFTRKNPFSYIRGLLQALVIALATSSSSATLPITMKCLLENCHVDRKIARFVLPVGATINMDGTALYEAVAAIFIAQVNEYELDFGQLVTISITATAASIGAAGIPQAGLVTMVIVLTSVGLPPDDISLIVAIDWILDRFRTMINVLGDALAAGIMAHVCRKDFQKDSQSSSNSERRDTVISFGNQSVQSFPTSEVPLLANRDYILEVVGDQVIERPTACYNLCQV